A single region of the Eriocheir sinensis breed Jianghai 21 chromosome 53, ASM2467909v1, whole genome shotgun sequence genome encodes:
- the LOC126983373 gene encoding pneumococcal serine-rich repeat protein-like isoform X3, with protein sequence MVRFKPARTPGARRLLCPLSRLLRLLPLLPLLPLLSQPVAASQHQFEDDVVFYKKSGEGWLRCVAHLRFSVAPRVSGSLAGLECVPTTWHEGKVGQSGTGTHRSTAGFDCEEVHPAPWWPESWDKRIGECREKLSASSSSNSYLQSPSSSFTSSTSQSKSSFLESARDSSSVSSSSGGESKSSTPLDCLCEESGSSSSLSQGSSGGFVTSSSQTSGAESGQVPLSRSSGSAAESSNLPSSSNSALTVVVPSSSSSSPGLSVSASSPSRSFSVIASLTSVSASSAPSRVEGSRSSVSTNSAPQGNSYSSTSENSDSVTSGSISSAFNEGFSASSSTSSSAFNEGFSASSSTSSSAFNEGFSASSSTSSSAFNEGFSASSSTSSSAFSEGLSASSSTSSSAFSEGLSASSSTSSSAFSEGLSVSSSTSSSAFSEGLSVSSSTSSSAFSEGLSASSSTSSSAFSEGLSASSSTSSSAFSEGLSVSSSTSSLWSISADNSIYEGSQCSSSEDIYSSVMSSSASQGPSPALSRVSSSSSSSSIGGSSSDDCLCFESSSSTGSGSLSEVSTSGSQPSFSSPAASGGTTSSASSGKAGASVSTLASNTDSASSSLNSGPSSEPSSSRELEECSSSFERISSSALFKSSLASCSTSSSAFSEGLSASSSTSSSAFSEGLSASSSTSSSAFSEGLSASSSTSSSAFSEGLSASSSTSSSAFSEGLSASSSTSSSALAQCSAESSSTGSNTAPGGNLLGNSVSSSALTEDLSASSSTSSSAFTEGLSASSSTSSSAFSEGLSASSSTSSSAFSEGLSASSSISSSAFSEGLSASSSTSSSAFSEGLSASSSTSSSAFSEGLSASSSTSSSTFTEDLSASSSTSSSAFTEGLSASSSTSSSAFSEGLSASSSTSSSAFSEGLSASSSTSSSAFSEGLSASSSTSSSALSEGLSTSSSTSSSALSEGLSASSSTSSSAFSESLLASSSSAFSEGLSASSSTSSSAFSEGLSASSSTSSSAFSESLLASSSSAFSEGLSAFSSTSSSAFSESLSASSSTSSSAFSEGLSASSSTSSSAFSEGLSAFSSTSSSVFSEGLSASSSTSSSALAQCSAESSSTGSNTAPGGNLLGNSVSSSALTEDLSASSSTSSSAFTEGLSASSSTSSSAFSEGLSASSSTSSSVFTEGLSASSSTSSSAFSEGSSASSSTSSSAFSEGLSASSSTSSSAFSEGSSASSSTSSSAFSEGLSASSSTSSSAFSEGLSASSSISSSAFSEGLSASSSTSSSAFSEGLSASSSTSSSAFSEGLSASSSTSSSAFSEGLSASSSTSSSAFSEGLSASSSTSSSAFSEGLSASSSTSSSAFSEGLSASSSTSSSAFSEGLSASSSISSSAFSEGLSASSSTSSSAFSEGLSASSSTSSSAFTEGLSASSSTSSSAFSEGLSASSSTSSSVFTEGLSASSSTSSSAFSEGLSASSSTSSSAFSEGLSASSSISSSAFSEGLSASSSTSSSAFSEGLSASSSTSSSAFSEGLSASSSTSSSAFSEVLSASSSTRSSAFSEGLSASSSTSSSAFSEGLSASSSTSSSAFSEGLSASSSTSSSAFSEGLSASSSTSSSAFSEGLSASSSTSSSALSEGLSASSSTSSSAFSESLLASSSSAFSEGLSASSSTSSSAFSEGLSASSSTSSSAFSEGLSASSSTSSSAFSEGLSVSSSTSSSAFSEDLSASSSTSSSAFSEDLSASSSTSSSAFSEGLSASSSSAFSEGLSASSSTSSSAFSEGLSASSSISSSAFSEGLSASSSTSSSVFSEGLSASSSTSSSAFSEGLSASSSTSSSAFSEGLSASSSTSSSAFSEGLSASSSTSSSAFSEGLSASSSTSSSAFSEGLSASSSTSSSAFSEGLSASSSTSSSAFSEGLSASSSTSSSAFSEGLSASSSTSSSAFSEGLSVSSSTSSSAFSEGLSASSSTSSSALSDSSLASSVVSTSVDVEVSASDSVVSSSLGASSSSLSSSLAPTAASSGSSVSSSAPAGSFSSSDGGDMTPEGSSSSMVAGSPSSSGSSSGRGSVSSAGSGVSAVSPSTAAMTTTTTTTPTTTTTTPTTTTTTPTTTTTITTTTTNRPANTLGPSICAEVILSEDRDLKTVTSPGYPNLYPNDYHCEFNVTAPEDYKVVLIFESLKVEYKNRCANDYVRAVNLQTYHGVQFCGNKLPPAWMDFVSEKNFITVTFHTNGERQFKGFKFIATAFKS encoded by the exons ATGGTCCGCTTCAAGCCCGCGCGGACCCCCGGGGCGCGACGCTTACTATGTCCCTTATCCCGCCTGCTGCGCCTGCTGCCCCTGCTTCCCTTGCTGCCTCTGCTCTCCCAGCCCGTCGCTGCCAGTCAG CATCAGTTTGAGGATGACGTGGTGTTCTACAAGAAGAGTGGGGAGGGTTGGCTGCGATGCGTTGCTCACCTCCGCTTTTCTGTGGCGCCGCGGGTGTCTGGCTCTCTGGCGGGGCTGGAATGTGTCCCGACTACTTGGCACGAGGGGAAGGTCGGCCAAAGCGGCACAGGCACTCACCGGTCTACTGCGGGTTTTGACTGCGAGGAGGTGCACCCTGCGCCTTGGTGGCCTGAGAGCTGGGATAAGAGGATCGGGGAATGCCGGGAAAAGttgtccgcctcctcctcttctaactcttACTTGcagtccccctcgtcctccttcacaTCCTCGACAAGCCAGAGTAAATCTTCCTTCCTCG AGTCAGCCAGAGACAGCAGCagcgtcagcagcagcagcggagGAGAAAGTAAATCATCCACCCCTCTCGACTGCCTGTGTGAGGAGAGTGGCTCAA GTTCATCGCTCAGTCAGGGATCGAGTGGCGGCTTCGTGACCTCCAGCTCCCAGACGT CCGGCGCAGAATCAGGGCAGGTCCCACTCTCACGAAGCTCAGGCAGTGCAGCGGAAAGCTCGAATCTGCCATCAAGTTCTAATAGCGCTTTGACGGTCGTTGTTCCATCAAGCTCAAGTTCCTCCCCAGGACTTAGTGTCAGTGCTTCATCTCCCAGTAGATCGTTTTCAGTCATAGCAAGTTTAA CCTCTGTCTCGGCAAGCTCAGCCCCCTCCAGGGTTGAGGGCTCAAGGTCAAGCGTGTCAACTAACTCTGCTCCTCAAGGAAACTCGTATTCAAGCACCTCAGAAAACTCTGATTCAGTAACATCAGGCTCAATAAGCTCAGCGTTCAATGAAGGCTtctcagcctccagcagcaccagcagctcagcgttcaatGAAGGCTtctcagcctccagcagcaccagcagctcagcgttcaatGAAGGCTtctcagcctccagcagcaccagcagctcagcgttcaatGAAGGCTtctcagcctccagcagcaccagcagctcagcgttcagtgaaggtttatcagcctccagcagcaccagcagctcagcgttcagtgaaggcttatcagcctccagcagcaccagcagttcagcgttcagtgaaggtttatcagtctccagcagcaccagcagctcagcgttcagtgaag gcttatcggtctccagcagcaccagcagctcagcgttcagtgaaggtttatcagcctccagcagcaccagcagttcagcgttcagtgaaggtttatcagcctccagcagcaccagcagttcagcgttcagtgaaggcttatcggtctccagcagcaccagcagcttaTGGTCAATCTCTGCCGAtaattctatatatgaaggaagTCAATGTTCCAGTAGTGAAGATATTTACTCTTCAGTAATGTCGAGTTCCGCCAGTCAAGGCCCCTCGCCCGCGCTGAGCCgggtcagcagcagcagcagcagcagcagcatcggcGGCAGCAGCTCAGACGACTGCCTCTGCTTTGAGTCTTCCAGTTCAA CAGGCAGTGGTTCCTTATCTGAGGTAAGCACTTCGGGTTCGCAGCCAAGCTTTTCCAGTCCAGCCGCCTCGGGCGGCACAACGAGCTCTGCGTCATCCGGCAAAGCTGGAGCTTCAGTCTCAACACTTGCCTCGAACACAG ATTCAGCGTCATCTTCCCTGAATTCAGGACCATCATCAGAACCATCCAGCAGCAGAGAACTTGAAGAATGCTCATCCAGTTTTGAAAGAATCAGCAGCTCAGCACTTTTTAAAAGTTCTCTGGCCTCttgcagcaccagcagctcagctttcagtgaaggcttatcagcctccagcagcaccagcagctcagcgttcagtgaaggcttatcagcctccagcagcaccagcagctcagcgttcagtgaaggtttatcagcctccagcagcaccagcagctcagcgttcagtgaaggtttatcagcctccagcagcaccagcagctcagcgttcagtgaaggtttatcagcctccagcagcaccagcagctcagcacTAGCACAGTGTTCCGCTGAGTCAAGCAGCACAGGCTCTAACACTGCTCCCGGAGGAAACTTACTCGGTAATAGCGTCAGCAGCTCAGCACTCACTGAAGacttatcagcctccagcagcaccagcagctcagcgttcactgaaggcttatcagcctccagcagcaccagcagctcagcgttcagtgaaggcttatcagcctccagcagcaccagcagctcagcgttcagtgaaggcttatcagcctccagcagcatcagcagctcagcgttcagtgaaggtttatcagcctccagcagcaccagcagctcagcgttcagtgaaggcttatcagcctccagcagcaccagcagctcagcgttcagtgaaggtttatcagcctccagcagcaccagcagctcaacATTCACTGAAGacttatcagcctccagcagcaccagcagctcagcgtttaCTGAAGGCTTATCAGcgtccagcagcaccagcagctcagcgttcagtgaaggtttatcagcctccagcagcaccagcagctcagcgttcagtgaaggtttatcagcctccagcagcaccagcagctcagcgttcagtgaaggcttatcagcgtccagcagcaccagcagctcagcgctcagtgaaggtttatcaacctccagcagcaccagcagctcagcgctcagtgaaggtttatcagcctccagcagcaccagcagctcagcgttcagtgaaagCTTATTAGCctccagcagctcagcgttcagtgaaggtttatcagcctccagcagcaccagcagctcagcgttcagtgaaggtttatcagcctccagcagcaccagcagctcagcgttcagtgaaagCTTATTAGCctccagcagctcagcgttcagtgaag gcttatcagccttcagcagcaccagcagctcagcgttcagtgaaagCTTATCAGCCTCCagtagcaccagcagctcagcgttcagtgaaggtttatcagcctccagcagcaccagcagctcagcgttcagtgaaggcttatcagccttcagcagcaccagcagctcagtgttcagtgaag gtttatcagcctccagcagcaccagcagctcagcacTAGCACAGTGTTCCGCTGAGTCAAGCAGCACAGGCTCTAACACTGCTCCCGGAGGAAACTTACTCGGTAATAGCGTCAGCAGCTCAGCACTCACTGAAGacttatcagcctccagcagcaccagcagctcagcgttcactgaaggcttatcagcctccagcagcaccagcagctcagcgttcagtgaaggtttatcagcctccagcagcaccagcagctcagtgTTCACTGAAggcttatcagcctccagcagcaccagcagctcagcgttcagtgaaggctcatcagcctccagcagcaccagcagctcagcgttcagtgaag gcttatcagcctccagcagcaccagcagctcagcgttcagtgaaggctcatcagcctccagcagcaccagcagctcagcgttcagtgaaggtttatcagcctccagcagcaccagcagctcagcgttcagtgaaggcttatcagcctccagcagcatcagcagctcagcgttcagtgaaggtttatcagcctccagcagcaccagcagctcagcgttcagtgaaggcttatcagcctccagcagcaccagcagctcagcgttcagtgaaggcttatcagcctccagcagcaccagcagctcagcgttcagtgaag gcttatcagcctccagcagcaccagcagctcagcgttcagtgaaggcttatcagcctccagcagcaccagcagctcagcgttcagtgaaggtttatcagcctccagcagcaccagcagctcagcgttcagtgaaggtttatcagcctccagcagcaccagcagctcagcgttcagtgaaggcttatcagcctccagcagcatcagcagctcagcgttcagtgaaggtttatcagcctccagcagcaccagcagctcagcgttcagtgaag gcttatcagcctccagcagcaccagcagctcagcgttcactgaaggcttatcagcctccagcagcaccagcagctcagcgttcagtgaaggtttatcagcctccagcagcaccagcagctcagtgTTCACTGAAggcttatcagcctccagcagcaccagcagctcagcgttcagtgaaggtttatcagcctccagcagcaccagcagctcagcgttcagtgaaggcttatcagcctccagcagcatcagcagctcagcgttcagtgaaggtttatcagcctccagcagcaccagcagctcagcgttcagtgaaggcttatcagcctccagcagcaccagcagctcagcgttcagtgaaggtttatcagcctccagcagcaccagcagctcagcgttcagtgaagttttatcagcctccagcagcaccaggagctcagcgttcagtgaagggttatcagcctccagcagcaccagcagctcagcgttcagtgaaggtttatcagcctccagcagcaccagcagctcagcgttcagtgaaggtttatcagcctccagcagcaccagcagctcagcgttcagtgaaggtttatcagcctccagcagcaccagcagctcagcgttcagtgaaggtttatcagcctccagcagcaccagcagctcagcgctcagtgaag gtttatcagcctccagcagcaccagcagctcagcgttcagtgaaagCTTATTAGCctccagcagctcagcgttcagtgaaggcttatcagcctccagcagcaccagcagctcagcgttcagtgaaggcttatcagcctccagcagcaccagcagctcagcgttcagtgaaggtttatcagcctccagcagcaccagcagctcagcgttcagtgaaggcttatcagtttccagcagcaccagcagctcagcgttcagtgaag acttatcagcctccagcagcaccagcagctcagcatTCAGTGAAGacttatcagcctccagcagcactagcagctcagcgttcagtgaaggtttatcagcctccagcagctcagcgttcagtgaaggcttatcagcctccagcagcaccagcagctcagcgttcagtgaaggtttatcagcctccagcagcatcagcagctcagcgttcagtgaaggtttatcagcctccagcagcaccagcagctcagtgttcagtgaaggtttatcagcttccagcagcaccagcagctcagcgttcagtgaaggtttatcagcctccagcagcaccagcagctcagcgttcagtgaaggtttatcagcctccagcagcaccagcagctcagcgttcagtgaaggtttatcagcctccagcagcaccagcagctcagcgttcagtgaaggtttatcagcctccagcagcaccagcagctcagcgttcagtgaaggcttatcagcttccagcagcaccagcagctcagcgttcagtgaaggtttatcagcttccagcagcaccagcagctcagcgttcagtgaaggtttatcagcttccagcagcaccagcagctcagcgttcagtgaaggtttatcagcttccagcagcaccagcagctcagcgttcagtgaaggcttATCAGTTTCCAGCAGCActagcagctcagcgttcagtgaaggtttatcagcttccagcagcaccagcagctccgCACTTTCTGATAGCTCTTTGGCGTCCAGCGTGGTAAGCACCTCTGTTGACGTTGAGGTTTCTGCTTCTGATAGTGTTGTCAGTTCGTCACTGGGAGCCAGTTCCTCTTCGCTCAGCAGCAGCCTGGCGCCGACAGCTGCCTCGTCCGGCAGTAGTGTCAGCAGTTCTGCCCCGGCCGGAAGCTTCAGTTCTAGTGATGGTGGCGACATGACTCCTGAAGGAAGTTCAAGTTCAATGGTGGCCG GATCGCCCAGCAGCTCCGGCTCCAGCAGTGGGCGGGGCTCTGTCAGCTCGGCGGGCTCAG GTGTTTCTGCCGTGTCTCCTTCCACCGccgccatgaccaccaccaccacgaccactccaactaccaccacgaccactccaactaccaccacgaccactccaactaccactactactatcacaaccactaccactaacaggCCTGCGAATACTTTAG GGCCGTCTATCTGCGCCGAAGTTATACTGTCTGAGGACCGAGACTTGAAAACCGTCACCTCGCCCGGCTACCCTAATCTTTACCCCAACGACTACCACTGCGAATTCAACGTCACT GCGCCGGAGGATTACAAGG